The Lysinibacillus timonensis nucleotide sequence TCCTTGAGAGCCCTCCTCGAGGACAGTTCTCTGCTAATTCTCAAGCGTTATGTCCTTGAGAGCCCTTCTCGAGGACAGTTCTCCGCTAATTCTCAAGCGTTATGTCCTTGAGAGCCCTTCTCGAGGACAGTTCTCTGCTAATTCTCACCCGGTTAGTCCTTGAGAGCCCTCCTCGAGGACAGTTCTCCGCTAATTCTCACCCGGTTTGTCCTTGAGATACCTCCTCGAGGACAATTCGCTGCTTATCTCAAGCGGTTTGTCCTTGAGAGCCCTCCTCGAGGACAGTTCTCTGCTAATTCTCAAGCGTTTTGTCCTTGAGAGCCCTCCTCGAGGACAGTTCTCCGCTAATTCTCAAGCGTTATGTCCTTGAGAGCCCTTCTCGAGGACAATACGCTGCTATTTCTTATTCATTTTGTCCTTGAGTCCCCTCCTCGAGGATAGTAGATGAAATTGGCTACTTGCCTATTGATACGGAAGATGCGAAGCTATTCTTTCAGCTCATTGATATGCGAGATGAAAGGAAAAGTACCGTTCTTACCACAAATGTAAATTTCAAAAAGTGGGATAAAATCTTTCAAGAGACTAAGATAGCAAATGCGATTTAGATTGCATATTACATCACGCAACAGTGGTTTCAATTGTGGGTGATTCCGATCAGTTGACTAAGGAAAACGAGTATTTTTGTACATCCTTAAACAAGCGAAAGTGTACATATTTGTGTTGACATTTATATACTGTCAATTGTTGAGCTTGTTTTATAGTACTTTTCTCTTACTATGAAAAGCAACTTTTGATCTCACTTT carries:
- a CDS encoding ATP-binding protein; translated protein: MPIDTEDAKLFFQLIDMRDERKSTVLTTNVNFKKWDKIFQETKIANAI